The proteins below come from a single Microtus ochrogaster isolate Prairie Vole_2 chromosome 8, MicOch1.0, whole genome shotgun sequence genomic window:
- the LOC101985600 gene encoding protein FAM24A-like: protein MRKHFDYQTIILIVICALILAALVVLIGVVLRLYFKVVNALDAARIVKETNGAVSCIYPCKVSHENILQAKPIPMESCRTLQCCDACSVYTDVGALPPCICSVSEGL from the exons ATGAGGAAACATTTTGACTACCAAACAATAATCCTGATCGTCATTTGTGCTCTGATCCTGGCAGCCTTGGTTGTATTGATAGGAGTTGTCCTCCGTCTTTACTTCAAAGTAGTCAATGCACTGGATGCAGCTAG aattgtaaaagaaacaaatggtgCTGTGAGCTGTATTTATCCGTGCAAGGTCAGCCATGAGAACATCCTCCAGGCCAAACCCATCCCTATGGAGTCTTGTCGTACCCTCCAGTGCTGTGATGCCTGCAGTGTCTATACAGATGTTGGTGCCCTCCCACCTTGCATTTGTAGCGTAAGTGAAGGACTCTGA